The following coding sequences lie in one Thermosinus carboxydivorans Nor1 genomic window:
- the murD gene encoding UDP-N-acetylmuramoyl-L-alanine--D-glutamate ligase, which translates to MTFAGMNIAVLGAGVSGISVAQVLRRLGAHVILSDAKAVEKPEFAALRAAGVRLELGYQDESLLTGVDLLVLSPGVSIYNPLVEAAQVQGIPVMSEIEVAYRLCPAPIIAITGTNGKTTTTTLVGEMLKAAGREVVVGGNIGLALSQEVAGISEHGIVVAEISSFQLEGVVDFRPRIAAVLNLTPDHLDRHRSLDNYKAMKERIFRNQRPDDYLVLNYDDPLVRDMAERAPSQAVFFSRKARLSTGARLEDETIVMCWEGKTEAICPVKEMKLFGAHNIENALAASCVAFLAGADAGAIGAVLRTFMGVEHRIEPVAEIRGVRYYNDSKATNPESAIKALEAFDGHIILIAGGRDKKTDLTEFMELAKQKVDHLILLGEAKERFYQAAAAHGVTNIHLVDKFEDAVTLAYRLARPPQVVLLSPACASYDMFNNYEERGRVFKELVRQLK; encoded by the coding sequence ATGACTTTTGCTGGCATGAACATTGCGGTATTGGGCGCAGGCGTAAGCGGCATATCGGTAGCGCAGGTACTACGTCGGCTCGGGGCACATGTCATTTTAAGCGATGCTAAAGCGGTTGAAAAACCAGAGTTTGCGGCCTTACGTGCTGCCGGCGTTCGTCTCGAGCTGGGATATCAGGATGAAAGTTTGTTAACGGGAGTCGACTTGCTTGTTCTCTCGCCCGGTGTATCTATTTATAATCCTTTGGTTGAAGCCGCTCAAGTTCAAGGCATACCGGTCATGAGCGAAATCGAGGTTGCGTATCGTCTTTGTCCGGCTCCCATAATAGCTATTACCGGCACGAATGGTAAGACTACGACCACGACGCTAGTGGGTGAGATGCTTAAAGCCGCCGGCCGGGAAGTAGTAGTAGGCGGCAACATCGGCCTGGCTTTATCGCAAGAGGTCGCGGGAATTTCTGAGCACGGCATTGTGGTTGCGGAAATCTCTAGTTTTCAACTGGAGGGCGTTGTTGATTTTCGACCGCGCATTGCCGCCGTTTTGAATCTTACACCCGACCATCTTGACCGGCACCGTTCTCTGGATAATTACAAAGCGATGAAGGAGCGCATCTTTCGTAATCAAAGGCCGGATGACTACCTAGTCCTTAATTACGACGATCCGCTGGTGCGGGATATGGCGGAAAGGGCGCCTTCCCAAGCGGTTTTTTTCAGCCGCAAAGCCAGGTTGAGCACGGGCGCTCGCTTGGAAGACGAGACTATTGTTATGTGTTGGGAAGGAAAGACGGAAGCCATCTGTCCGGTAAAAGAAATGAAACTCTTTGGTGCTCATAATATAGAAAATGCATTGGCCGCAAGCTGTGTCGCCTTTTTAGCCGGCGCTGATGCCGGCGCGATCGGCGCCGTTCTCCGGACGTTCATGGGAGTCGAGCACCGCATTGAACCTGTGGCTGAGATAAGAGGCGTTCGTTATTACAACGACTCAAAAGCCACTAATCCGGAGTCTGCGATTAAAGCGCTCGAGGCGTTTGACGGCCATATTATTCTCATCGCCGGTGGTCGGGACAAAAAAACTGATCTCACGGAGTTTATGGAGCTAGCAAAGCAAAAGGTCGACCATTTAATTTTGCTCGGTGAGGCCAAAGAACGCTTTTATCAGGCGGCAGCGGCCCACGGCGTTACAAATATTCATTTAGTTGATAAATTCGAGGATGCGGTTACACTGGCCTACCGGCTGGCCCGGCCGCCGCAAGTGGTGCTCTTGTCGCCGGCCTGTGCCAGTTATGATATGTTTAATAACTATGAGGAGCGGGGGAGAGTCTTTAAAGAGTTGGTTCGCCAGTTGAAATAG
- a CDS encoding glutamate ligase domain-containing protein, whose product MFAVVLPAIGRHNVYNALAAIAVGLGLGLAPEEIAAGLKKFAPSGMRQHIEKKAGYTIINDAYNASPLSMQSAIETLAEIAGGRKIAVLGDMLELGHVAKEAHRRVGKQLAEIGVDTVITVGTLARDIAVTAKACGVACAIACDTHEEAKDVLRQVMQAGDTILVKGSRGMKMEKVLDVFDGL is encoded by the coding sequence GTGTTTGCGGTCGTACTTCCGGCTATTGGACGGCACAATGTTTATAATGCTTTGGCGGCGATTGCCGTCGGACTGGGGTTAGGCTTGGCGCCCGAGGAGATTGCCGCCGGGCTGAAAAAATTTGCGCCGAGCGGCATGCGTCAACATATTGAAAAAAAGGCCGGCTACACCATTATCAACGACGCGTATAACGCCAGCCCGCTTTCTATGCAGTCGGCGATCGAAACCTTGGCCGAAATCGCTGGCGGGCGCAAGATTGCCGTCCTTGGCGATATGCTGGAACTCGGGCATGTGGCAAAGGAGGCTCACCGGCGAGTAGGCAAACAGCTTGCTGAAATTGGGGTGGACACGGTAATTACCGTAGGAACGTTAGCCCGGGATATTGCGGTAACGGCTAAGGCTTGCGGCGTGGCTTGCGCGATAGCCTGCGATACTCATGAGGAAGCAAAGGATGTCCTTCGGCAGGTAATGCAGGCGGGAGATACTATTTTGGTTAAAGGCTCACGCGGTATGAAAATGGAGAAAGTATTGGACGTATTTGATGGTTTGTAA
- the murG gene encoding undecaprenyldiphospho-muramoylpentapeptide beta-N-acetylglucosaminyltransferase: MRIILSGGGTGGHIYPAITIARAIAKLAPGSEFLFVGTKQGLEADIIPKEGFRLTTIEVRGLERRLSWNNVRTIFQTVGSLWQARQIVKSFRPDIVIGTGGYVCGPVLLAASLMRIPTIIQEQNVIPGITNRILARFVNKIAIGYAEAAKHFSRPDKTVFTGNPIRPEVMSATRSEGLVALGLDDNKITVLVAGGSRGARSINTAMLDVYRRFSGDKKIQILHVTGQSDYNSIVGKIKQAGIEISKSGNITIKPYLYNMPLALAAADLVVFRAGAIGLAEVTARGVPAILIPYPYAAENHQEYNARVLEKNGAAIVIRDSELTGEKLVNTIADLVACPEKLRAMGQASGKLGRPQAADDIAKLALALVRS, from the coding sequence ATGCGCATCATTTTATCGGGCGGGGGCACAGGTGGTCACATCTACCCCGCCATTACTATAGCAAGGGCAATTGCCAAGCTCGCACCGGGGAGCGAATTTCTTTTTGTCGGTACTAAGCAGGGATTGGAAGCCGATATTATTCCCAAGGAAGGCTTTCGTTTAACCACTATCGAAGTGAGAGGATTAGAGCGGCGTCTGTCCTGGAATAATGTCAGGACAATTTTTCAGACGGTTGGCAGTCTTTGGCAGGCGCGGCAAATTGTGAAGAGTTTTCGTCCTGATATTGTAATTGGAACTGGCGGATATGTGTGTGGTCCTGTACTGTTGGCGGCAAGCTTGATGCGCATTCCTACTATAATTCAGGAGCAAAATGTCATACCGGGTATCACGAATCGAATTCTAGCCCGTTTTGTAAACAAAATTGCTATTGGTTATGCGGAAGCGGCCAAGCATTTTTCCCGACCAGACAAAACTGTTTTTACCGGCAACCCGATCAGACCGGAAGTGATGTCGGCTACACGCAGCGAAGGTCTGGTTGCCCTCGGGCTTGACGATAATAAAATTACCGTGCTGGTCGCCGGAGGAAGTCGGGGAGCACGCAGTATAAACACAGCCATGTTGGACGTTTACCGCCGCTTTAGTGGCGACAAAAAAATTCAAATCTTGCATGTCACAGGACAAAGCGATTATAATAGCATAGTTGGCAAGATTAAACAGGCTGGTATAGAAATTTCCAAATCTGGAAATATTACCATTAAACCGTATCTTTATAACATGCCACTTGCTTTGGCAGCCGCCGACCTTGTCGTATTCAGGGCAGGGGCGATTGGTCTGGCGGAAGTCACGGCTCGTGGGGTTCCCGCCATCCTTATCCCTTATCCCTATGCGGCTGAAAACCATCAGGAATATAATGCCCGTGTTCTGGAAAAAAATGGGGCAGCAATTGTTATTCGTGACAGTGAACTGACGGGGGAAAAGTTAGTCAATACCATTGCCGATTTAGTTGCTTGTCCAGAAAAACTCCGTGCTATGGGACAGGCCAGTGGAAAGTTAGGCCGTCCTCAGGCAGCGGATGATATTGCTAAACTGGCTTTGGCATTGGTTCGCTCAT
- the spoVE gene encoding stage V sporulation protein E, whose product MVRPKSPDFVLFFAVIGLLSLGIVMVYSSSAISAYVNFSDSYYFLKRQLLWASMGLIFMFAAMNVDYHVWRKLSKHILILTLILLVLVLLPGLGKVVNGARRWLGFGSFYLQPSEIAKLSMVMFCAHSLSKYQDKITSFIRGIGPHLLLLLLVFGLILKEPDLGTALVIGGTVFILLFTAGAKISHLASLGITGVVGVVIAIIVEPYRLRRLLAFSDPWADPLNSGYHIIQSLYALGSGGLFGVGLGRSREKFLYLPEPHTDFIFAILGEELGFIGTVTVIILFFLFAWRGFRVAILAPDIYGSMLAAGITTMIVLQALMNIAVVTASMPVTGIPLPFISFGGSALIFTLAGIGVLLNISRHVNLK is encoded by the coding sequence GTGGTCAGACCGAAATCGCCGGACTTTGTTCTTTTTTTTGCCGTTATCGGTTTATTAAGTCTGGGTATTGTCATGGTCTACAGCTCTAGTGCCATATCCGCCTATGTCAATTTCAGCGACAGCTACTATTTTCTCAAGCGGCAGTTGTTATGGGCGTCAATGGGCCTTATCTTCATGTTCGCGGCTATGAACGTGGATTATCATGTTTGGCGAAAATTGTCAAAACACATTCTTATTTTGACGCTTATCCTGCTTGTATTGGTTTTGCTTCCCGGCTTAGGCAAGGTTGTTAACGGCGCTCGCCGGTGGCTTGGTTTCGGCTCTTTTTATCTGCAGCCTTCGGAAATTGCCAAACTCAGTATGGTTATGTTTTGCGCCCACAGCTTGTCTAAGTACCAAGATAAAATTACCAGCTTCATCCGCGGGATTGGTCCGCACCTCCTCCTACTACTGCTTGTATTTGGCTTAATTTTGAAAGAGCCTGACTTGGGAACAGCCTTGGTAATTGGTGGAACGGTATTTATCTTGCTTTTTACGGCGGGAGCCAAAATTTCGCATCTGGCATCCCTCGGAATAACCGGCGTCGTAGGCGTTGTGATTGCAATCATTGTCGAGCCCTATCGGCTCCGGCGGCTGCTGGCATTCAGCGACCCTTGGGCCGATCCCCTGAATTCCGGGTACCATATTATCCAGTCTCTTTATGCTTTGGGTTCAGGAGGACTGTTTGGGGTAGGTCTCGGTCGCAGCCGGGAAAAGTTTTTGTATTTACCGGAACCGCATACTGATTTCATTTTTGCCATTTTGGGCGAAGAACTTGGGTTCATCGGTACTGTCACGGTTATAATTCTGTTCTTTTTATTTGCCTGGCGGGGCTTTCGCGTTGCGATTTTGGCGCCTGACATCTATGGCAGCATGCTTGCGGCCGGGATTACAACCATGATAGTACTGCAAGCGCTAATGAACATCGCCGTTGTTACGGCGTCCATGCCGGTGACAGGCATTCCGCTACCGTTCATCAGTTTTGGTGGATCGGCCTTAATTTTTACTTTGGCCGGTATAGGCGTGTTATTGAATATTTCACGGCATGTCAATTTGAAATGA
- the mraY gene encoding phospho-N-acetylmuramoyl-pentapeptide-transferase gives MQELLYAAGMAFVIALAVGPLVIPVLRRLKFGQSIREEGPQRHYAKAGTPTMGGVIILAALIVPTLVFAGKSAEVWLALFVTVGHGAIGFVDDFIKVVFKRSLGLKARQKLFGQIVMAIALAYIDSAYFGRGTDLWVPVAGINIDFGPLYYVLIFLVLVGTTNAVNLTDGLDGLAAGTTTVAAMAYAVIAMAFGKSDLAIFCVALAGATLGFLRYNIHPAKVFMGDTGSLALGGALAAVAVLTKTELLLVLVGGIFVIEALSVIIQVISFKSTGKRVFKMSPIHHHFELSGWSETKVVTVFWLAGTLFAALALVVLALSRTGGIKL, from the coding sequence ATGCAAGAATTGTTGTACGCCGCAGGGATGGCTTTTGTTATAGCGCTGGCAGTCGGACCGCTGGTCATTCCCGTACTGCGACGCCTTAAGTTTGGACAGAGCATTCGGGAAGAAGGGCCGCAGCGTCATTACGCCAAGGCCGGGACGCCAACAATGGGCGGCGTGATTATCCTAGCGGCGCTGATTGTGCCGACCCTGGTCTTTGCCGGAAAAAGCGCTGAAGTGTGGTTAGCTCTATTTGTTACGGTAGGGCATGGCGCGATTGGCTTTGTTGACGATTTTATCAAAGTGGTCTTCAAACGGTCACTGGGTCTTAAAGCCCGGCAAAAACTGTTTGGCCAAATCGTTATGGCTATTGCCCTTGCCTATATTGACAGTGCTTATTTCGGGCGGGGAACTGATTTATGGGTGCCGGTAGCAGGTATTAACATTGATTTTGGGCCTTTGTATTATGTACTAATTTTTCTGGTACTGGTAGGAACGACGAATGCCGTTAATCTGACGGACGGACTGGACGGACTGGCCGCTGGTACCACAACGGTAGCAGCTATGGCTTATGCTGTAATCGCGATGGCCTTTGGCAAGTCCGACCTGGCTATTTTCTGCGTTGCCCTGGCTGGAGCCACGCTGGGTTTTCTACGTTATAATATTCACCCCGCCAAAGTATTTATGGGTGATACGGGGTCGCTGGCTCTTGGCGGCGCCTTGGCGGCTGTGGCCGTACTGACGAAAACGGAACTGTTGCTTGTTCTCGTAGGCGGAATTTTTGTCATTGAAGCCCTATCGGTAATTATTCAAGTCATCTCGTTTAAATCTACGGGAAAGCGTGTTTTTAAAATGAGTCCTATTCACCATCATTTTGAACTGTCCGGTTGGTCGGAAACGAAAGTAGTAACTGTTTTTTGGTTGGCGGGAACGCTGTTTGCCGCTCTGGCATTGGTAGTTTTGGCATTAAGCCGCACAGGAGGAATTAAGTTATGA